Within Pseudomonas brassicacearum, the genomic segment GATCAAGTGCAGCTTGGTCTGCATGCCCGCCATCGCGTAGATCTGGCCGCCCAGGCCCGGGATGAAGAACGAGTTCATCACGGTGTCGGAAGTGACCTTGAAATTGATCGGCGTGTGGGCCGGGAACACGATCTTGTTGACCGTGGCAATGCCTTGTTCCGGATAGATGAACAGCCACTTCCAGTCCATGGAGACCACTTCGATAGTGATCGGCTTGACGTCGGAATCCAGCGGACGATACGGGTCCAGGGCGTGGGTCGACTTGTAGGTGATGTAACCCAGGGCAATGATGATCAGCACCGGAATGGTCCACACCGCCACTTCGATCTTGGTCGAATGCGACCACTTCGGCGTGTAGGTGGCCTTGGTATTGGTTGCGCGGTACTTCCAGGCGAACAGGAAGGTCATGACGATGACCGGCACAACGACCAGCAACATCAGCAGCGTAGCGGTGATGATCAGGTTTCGTTCATCCAGGCCGACCTGGCCCTTGGGATCGAGCAAGGTCATGTTGCAGCCTCCCAGCAGCAACGTGCCGAGCAGCGGCAACAAGCCTAGTAATCGGGGGTACCTGTTTTTAATCATCTCACGACCTCTAAAGCAGCTTGCGCAATGCAGTTGGGTTTTGATCGCCAACACTTCACCCTGCCAAGGGTTGGCATTTTCTTGGATTGAATAAGGGCTGCCCGTCGAACGTCAGAGGCTGTTCGACACATCCTGGGCCAGCAGTGAGTTCTTATTCGTTGGTCAAAGGCCTAGTTCAAGCCCAATTCCATTTGGTGCGGGTAGTTGGAGGCACCGACACCTGGGGTCGCATGGGGCGCTGGCGCCCTTCGACCACTCTCGTGCTCAAGCTTGAGCCGGGTCGGAAAATCGGTGCGGGCGATTGTAGAGAGCTGAGCCGCTGTAGACCATGTCTCATCTCGAAATAATTTTTATCCGATCCGGCAACAATCTTTCACAGATATTGCAACAAGCCAGCATGTTATCGAAATTAATTCTCAACAAGAACCCCAAAAAACGTAGGGCTACTACGCCCGATTTAGACAGCCCGGGAGGATCACGAAGAGCTTTCATACCCGGCAAGCGCCCAGTTTCAGGGGCCTGCGGCGCCTGACGCTTCGCTGTTAAAAATGCCTGCTGCAGCTGATATAGGTTTAGCGAAACCAGGCGATTTTTTATTACAGAAAGGAACGCTTAATCGCCCTCGCAAAGGCTGAACGCCTCAAGATATGTGACAACGTGTCGCACGTTGTC encodes:
- the cyoA gene encoding ubiquinol oxidase subunit II, with protein sequence MIKNRYPRLLGLLPLLGTLLLGGCNMTLLDPKGQVGLDERNLIITATLLMLLVVVPVIVMTFLFAWKYRATNTKATYTPKWSHSTKIEVAVWTIPVLIIIALGYITYKSTHALDPYRPLDSDVKPITIEVVSMDWKWLFIYPEQGIATVNKIVFPAHTPINFKVTSDTVMNSFFIPGLGGQIYAMAGMQTKLHLIANQNAELDGISANYSGAGFTGMKFKAIATTQEDFDAWVNDVKKAPKQLEKAEYEALSKPSQNNPVELYSSVTPNLFQTIIDKYEGMNPGKPMHHEKNEKEVAHNMEGMDMSSHSAAGAEE